From the genome of Mustela lutreola isolate mMusLut2 chromosome 16, mMusLut2.pri, whole genome shotgun sequence, one region includes:
- the LOC131818365 gene encoding zinc finger protein 792-like isoform X2 yields MIGFGCGVEGERSVSAEGVSQDRKLKEALCNQKNYSRDTRGLPLKDVSHLIEHLATHPRQKPDACEATGRGSESSTNLQQQQNIDKPGRRVEDRASLVKTCRDDTSKEPLTVRADGKDFAGGRATSGFLQRQVVHRVEEPPQSTGPQSHNKCSEFGNAFPDKPAPVWHQKTHTGERPFECNKCGIFFSHASGLSQHQRDHNRGKPYECSECGKFFSQHCSLMRHQRVHTGESPYVCSECGKFFSRSSNLIQHKRVHTGEKPYECSECGKSFSQRSNLIHHKRVHTGRSAHECRECGKSFNCNSSLIKHWRVHTGERPYKCNECGKVFSHIASLIQHRIIHTGERPYGCRECGKAFSRSSDLMKHQRVHTGERPYECSECGKLFSQSSSLHSHRRLHTGERPYQCPECGKFFNQSSSLNNHRRLHTSERPYECLECGKTFRQRSNLRQHQKVHKPDRPYKCGECGKAFSQRPTLVRHQKIHTRGRSAESVHPPPAQRCAQVISSENSLDEGAISQRVNLVHPIVHNGQSPCEC; encoded by the exons ATGATAG GTTTTGGCTGTGGAGTGGAGGGTGAGCGTAGTGTGTCTGCAGAAGGAGTGTCACAGGACAGGAAGCTCAAGGAGGCTCTGTGCAACCAGAAAAACTACTCCCGTGACACACGTGGCCTGCCCTTGAAAGACGTTTCGCACCTGATTGAACACCTGGCAACACATCCCAGGCAGAAACCAGATGCGTGTGAGGCTACTGGGAGAGGGTCGGAGTCCAGTACAAACCTTCAGCAGCAGCAGAACATAGACAAGCCTGGCAGAAGGGTTGAGGACAGGGCCTCCCTTGTGAAGACCTGCAGAGATGACACATCAAAGGAGCCTCTCACAGTCAGGGCGGATGGGAAGGACTTCGCGGGCGGTAGGGCCACATCCGGCTTTCTCCAGCGCCAGGTCGTTCACAGAGTGGAGGAGCCTCCCCAGAGCACTGGCCCACAAAGTCATAACAAGTGCAGTGAATTTGGGAACGCTTTCCCTGACAAGCCCGCACCTGTTTGGCACCAGAAAACCCACACCGGGGAAAGGCCTTTTGAGTGCAACAAATGTGGGATATTCTTTAGCCACGCCTCCGGTCTCTCTCAGCaccagagagatcacaatagaGGAAAGCCTTATGAGTGCTCCGAATGTGGGAAGTTCTTCAGCCAACACTGTAGTCTCATGAGACATCAGAGAGTTCACACTGGGGAAAGCCCTTATGTGTGCAGCGAATGTGGGAAGTTCTTTAGCCGAAGCTCCAACCTCATTCAGCATAAGAGGGTGCACACTGGAGAGAAGCCTTAtgagtgcagtgaatgtgggaagtcCTTCAGCCAGCGCTCCAATCTCATTCATCATAAGCGGGTCCATACAGGCAGAAGCGCGCATGAGTGCAGAGAGTGTGGGAAGTCTTTCAACTGCAACTCCAGCCTCATTAAGCACTGGAGGgttcacactggagaaagacCTTATAAGtgcaatgaatgtgggaaagTCTTCAGCCACATCGCCAGTCTCATCCAACATCGTATCATCCACACTGGTGAACGGCCTTACGGGTGCagagaatgtgggaaagccttcagccGGAGCTCTGACCTCATGAAGCATCAGAGAGTCCACACTGGGGAGCGGCCTTATGAGTGCAGCGAATGTGGGAAATTGTTTAGCCAGAGCTCCAGCCTCCATAGCCATCGGAGACTTCACACTGGGGAACGGCCTTATCAGTGCCCCGAATGTGGGAAATTCTTTAACCAAAGCTCCAGCCTCAATAACCATCGGAGGCTTCACACCAGTGAGCGGCCTTATGAGTGCCTCGAGTGTGGGAAAACCTTCAGGCAGAGGTCTAATCTGAGGCAACACCAGAAGGTTCACAAACCAGACAGGCCATATAAGTGCGgtgaatgtggaaaagccttcagcCAGAGGCCTACCCTCGTCCGGCACCAGAAAATTCACACGAGAGGAAGGAGTGCAGAGAGTGTGCACCCTCCTCCAGCACAACGATGTGCACAGGTGATAAGCTCTGAGAACAGTCTTGATGAGGGGGCCATCAGCCAGAGGGTGAACCTTGTTCATCCCATTGTCCACAATGGGCAGAGTCCCTGTGAATGCTAG
- the LOC131818365 gene encoding zinc finger protein 792-like isoform X1: MAARGADPTPAAPLRDWAAMVVAAALRVPTQGCVTFEDVTIDFSQEEWGLLDEAQRLLYCDVMLENFALIASLGLTSFRSHVIAQPQMGAEPWVPDRVDMTSVMARGAYSGLVSGFGCGVEGERSVSAEGVSQDRKLKEALCNQKNYSRDTRGLPLKDVSHLIEHLATHPRQKPDACEATGRGSESSTNLQQQQNIDKPGRRVEDRASLVKTCRDDTSKEPLTVRADGKDFAGGRATSGFLQRQVVHRVEEPPQSTGPQSHNKCSEFGNAFPDKPAPVWHQKTHTGERPFECNKCGIFFSHASGLSQHQRDHNRGKPYECSECGKFFSQHCSLMRHQRVHTGESPYVCSECGKFFSRSSNLIQHKRVHTGEKPYECSECGKSFSQRSNLIHHKRVHTGRSAHECRECGKSFNCNSSLIKHWRVHTGERPYKCNECGKVFSHIASLIQHRIIHTGERPYGCRECGKAFSRSSDLMKHQRVHTGERPYECSECGKLFSQSSSLHSHRRLHTGERPYQCPECGKFFNQSSSLNNHRRLHTSERPYECLECGKTFRQRSNLRQHQKVHKPDRPYKCGECGKAFSQRPTLVRHQKIHTRGRSAESVHPPPAQRCAQVISSENSLDEGAISQRVNLVHPIVHNGQSPCEC; this comes from the exons GGCTGTGTGACCTTTGAGGACGTGACCATTGACTTCTCCCAGGAGGAGTGGGGGCTCCTTGATGAGGCTCAGAGGCTTCTGTACTGCgatgtgatgctggagaacttTGCCCTTATAGCCTCGCTGG GTCTGACGTCTTTCAGGTCTCATGTAATTGCCCAGCCGCAGATGGGGGCAGAGCCGTGGGTGCCTGACAGGGTGGATATGACGTCAGTCATGGCAAGAGGGGCGTACAGTGGACTTGTCTCTG GTTTTGGCTGTGGAGTGGAGGGTGAGCGTAGTGTGTCTGCAGAAGGAGTGTCACAGGACAGGAAGCTCAAGGAGGCTCTGTGCAACCAGAAAAACTACTCCCGTGACACACGTGGCCTGCCCTTGAAAGACGTTTCGCACCTGATTGAACACCTGGCAACACATCCCAGGCAGAAACCAGATGCGTGTGAGGCTACTGGGAGAGGGTCGGAGTCCAGTACAAACCTTCAGCAGCAGCAGAACATAGACAAGCCTGGCAGAAGGGTTGAGGACAGGGCCTCCCTTGTGAAGACCTGCAGAGATGACACATCAAAGGAGCCTCTCACAGTCAGGGCGGATGGGAAGGACTTCGCGGGCGGTAGGGCCACATCCGGCTTTCTCCAGCGCCAGGTCGTTCACAGAGTGGAGGAGCCTCCCCAGAGCACTGGCCCACAAAGTCATAACAAGTGCAGTGAATTTGGGAACGCTTTCCCTGACAAGCCCGCACCTGTTTGGCACCAGAAAACCCACACCGGGGAAAGGCCTTTTGAGTGCAACAAATGTGGGATATTCTTTAGCCACGCCTCCGGTCTCTCTCAGCaccagagagatcacaatagaGGAAAGCCTTATGAGTGCTCCGAATGTGGGAAGTTCTTCAGCCAACACTGTAGTCTCATGAGACATCAGAGAGTTCACACTGGGGAAAGCCCTTATGTGTGCAGCGAATGTGGGAAGTTCTTTAGCCGAAGCTCCAACCTCATTCAGCATAAGAGGGTGCACACTGGAGAGAAGCCTTAtgagtgcagtgaatgtgggaagtcCTTCAGCCAGCGCTCCAATCTCATTCATCATAAGCGGGTCCATACAGGCAGAAGCGCGCATGAGTGCAGAGAGTGTGGGAAGTCTTTCAACTGCAACTCCAGCCTCATTAAGCACTGGAGGgttcacactggagaaagacCTTATAAGtgcaatgaatgtgggaaagTCTTCAGCCACATCGCCAGTCTCATCCAACATCGTATCATCCACACTGGTGAACGGCCTTACGGGTGCagagaatgtgggaaagccttcagccGGAGCTCTGACCTCATGAAGCATCAGAGAGTCCACACTGGGGAGCGGCCTTATGAGTGCAGCGAATGTGGGAAATTGTTTAGCCAGAGCTCCAGCCTCCATAGCCATCGGAGACTTCACACTGGGGAACGGCCTTATCAGTGCCCCGAATGTGGGAAATTCTTTAACCAAAGCTCCAGCCTCAATAACCATCGGAGGCTTCACACCAGTGAGCGGCCTTATGAGTGCCTCGAGTGTGGGAAAACCTTCAGGCAGAGGTCTAATCTGAGGCAACACCAGAAGGTTCACAAACCAGACAGGCCATATAAGTGCGgtgaatgtggaaaagccttcagcCAGAGGCCTACCCTCGTCCGGCACCAGAAAATTCACACGAGAGGAAGGAGTGCAGAGAGTGTGCACCCTCCTCCAGCACAACGATGTGCACAGGTGATAAGCTCTGAGAACAGTCTTGATGAGGGGGCCATCAGCCAGAGGGTGAACCTTGTTCATCCCATTGTCCACAATGGGCAGAGTCCCTGTGAATGCTAG